The Solanum lycopersicum chromosome 6, SLM_r2.1 genome has a window encoding:
- the LOC101256095 gene encoding alpha-mannosidase I MNS4 isoform X1: MEAPKLLLLILLIPCDLFIGKSLGDGVTHEESKELRDEVREMFYHAFNGYMNHAFPRDELRPLSCGGEDTLGGYALTLIDSLDTLALLGDRERFTASVEWIGKNLRFDINKTVSIFETTIRILGGLISAHLIASDHNTGMKIPSYDDELLHLAEDLARRMLPAFDTPTGIPFGSVNLLHGVDENESKITSTAGGGTLTLEFGILSRLINDPIFEQVSKNAVRGLWARRSKINLVGAHIDVFSGEWTQKDAGIGTSIDSFYEYLLKAYLLFGDEEYLFIFQEAYKAAMNYLFSDPWYVEVNMNSAALVWPLFNSLQAFWPGLQVLAGDIEPAIRTHAAFFSVWKRYGFTPEGFNLATLSVQQGQKSYPLRPELIESTYWLYKATRDPRYLDAGREILASLQYGARCTCGYCHISDVEFHKQEDHMESFFLAETVKYLWLLFDLAAGPDNLVENGPYKYVFSTEGHLLPVTPQISLVREHCSYFGAYCRNSNLRLKTHSAVSAQTNSSGSQTRHADSSFLSRSSYQSSSPVSGLKVRNLMGLCPGLTYEQRFGISFMSPVDSSSEDENSSQRKPTEVQGHSLLLNSNPNPEVSLSGPHNDHDNSPARVPQEESPSSKPKR; this comes from the exons ATGGAAGCTCCGAAGCTATTGCTGTTGATTTTGCTGATTCCTTGCGACTTGTTTATCGGAAAATCCCTCGGAGACGGCGTCACTCATGAAGAATCCAAAGAACTCAGGGATGAG GTGCGTGAGATGTTCTACCATGCATTTAACGGATACATGAACCATGCTTTTCCACGCGATGAGTTAAGGCCTTTATCTTGTGGAGGAGAAGACACACTTGGTGGCTATGCCCTAACATTG ATTGACTCATTGGACACCTTGGCTTTGCTTGGTGACAGAGAGCGCTTCACTGCTTCTGTTGAATGGATTGGTAAAAATCTTCGGTTTGATATT AACAAAACAGTATCTATCTTTGAGACTACAATTCGTATCCTTGGAGGTTTAATTTCTGCTCATCTCATTGCAAGTGACCACAACACG GGCATGAAGATTCCCTCTTATGATGATGAGTTGCTTCACTTGGCTGAAGACTTGGCACGGAGAATGCTGCCTGCATTTGATACTCCTACAG GAATTCCATTTGGATCAGTAAATTTGTTGCATGGAGTCGATGAAAATGAAAGCAAG ATAACATCAACTGCTGGTGGAGGAACACTGACATTAGAATTTGGGATACTCAGCCGCTTAATTAATGATCCCA TTTTTGAGCAAGTTTCAAAGAATGCAGTTCGAGGATTATGGGCTCGCCGGTCAAAGATCAATCTAGTTGGTGCTCATATAGATGTTTTTTCGGGTGAATGGACACAAAAG GATGCTGGGATAGGGACGAGTATAGACTCTTTCTATGAATATCTCCTAAAG GCTTATTTGCTGTTTGGTGATGAAGAATATCTTTTCATCTTCCAGGAAGCTTACAAGGCTGCTATGAACTATCTCTTTAGTGATCCTTG GTATGTAGAGGTAAATATGAATTCTGCTGCCCTTGTCTGGCCTTTATTTAACAGCTTACAGGCATTCTGGCCAGGTCTTCAG GTTCTGGCAGGGGATATCGAGCCTGCCATTAGAACACATGCTGCCTTCTTCAGCGTCTGGAAAAGATATGGTTTTACCCCAGAGGGTTTCAATCTAGCTACGCTCAGTGTTCAA CAAGGCCAGAAAAGCTATCCTCTGCGTCCTGAATTGATTGAGAGCACCTATTGGCTGTACAAAGCTACCAGAGATCCTAG GTATCTTGATGCCGGAAGGGAAATTCTTGCTAGCTTGCAATATGGTGCGCGATGCACTTGTGGATATTGTCATATATCTGATGTTGAATTTCACAAACAAGAAGATCACATGGAGAGCTTCTTCTTGGCAGAAACT GTTAAATATTTGTGGCTTCTTTTTGATTTAGCTGCTGGTCCAGATAACCTGGTTGAGAATGGACCGTACAA GTATGTCTTCAGCACAGAAGGCCATTTATTGCCTGTAACTCCTCAAATATCCTTAGTACGTGAGCATTGTTCATACTTCGGAGCATATTGTAGGAACAGCAATTTGAGACTCAAAACTCATTCAGCCGTGAGTGCACAAACTAATTCCAGTGGCTCTCAAACACGACATGCAGATTCCAGTTTCTTATCGCGCTCCAGTTATCAAAGTTCTTCACCTGTCTCTGGTTTGAAGGTCAGAAATTTAATG GGACTCTGTCCTGGTCTAACCTATGAGCAAAGGTTTGGCATATCATTCATGTCTCCGGTGGATTCAAGTAGTGAGGATGAAAATTCAAGCCAAAGGAAGCCAACTGAAGTTCAGGGCCATTCACTTTTGCTGAACTCAAACCCCAATCCTGAAGTTTCCCTATCGGGTCCTCATAATGATCATGACAACAGCCCAGCTCGTGTGCCCCAAGAAGAAAGTCCCTCTTCTAAACCAAAAAGATGA
- the LOC101256095 gene encoding alpha-mannosidase I MNS4 isoform X2 — protein sequence MEAPKLLLLILLIPCDLFIGKSLGDGVTHEESKELRDEVREMFYHAFNGYMNHAFPRDELRPLSCGGEDTLGGYALTLIDSLDTLALLGDRERFTASVEWIGKNLRFDINKTVSIFETTIRILGGLISAHLIASDHNTGMKIPSYDDELLHLAEDLARRMLPAFDTPTGIPFGSVNLLHGVDENESKITSTAGGGTLTLEFGILSRLINDPIFEQVSKNAVRGLWARRSKINLVGAHIDVFSGEWTQKDAGIGTSIDSFYEYLLKAYLLFGDEEYLFIFQEAYKAAMNYLFSDPWYVEVNMNSAALVWPLFNSLQAFWPGLQVLAGDIEPAIRTHAAFFSVWKRYGFTPEGFNLATLSVQQGQKSYPLRPELIESTYWLYKATRDPRYLDAGREILASLQYGARCTCGYCHISDVEFHKQEDHMESFFLAETVKYLWLLFDLAAGPDNLVENGPYKYVFSTEGHLLPVTPQISLVREHCSYFGAYCRNSNLRLKTHSAVSAQTNSSGSQTRHADSSFLSRSSYQSSSPVSGLKGLCPGLTYEQRFGISFMSPVDSSSEDENSSQRKPTEVQGHSLLLNSNPNPEVSLSGPHNDHDNSPARVPQEESPSSKPKR from the exons ATGGAAGCTCCGAAGCTATTGCTGTTGATTTTGCTGATTCCTTGCGACTTGTTTATCGGAAAATCCCTCGGAGACGGCGTCACTCATGAAGAATCCAAAGAACTCAGGGATGAG GTGCGTGAGATGTTCTACCATGCATTTAACGGATACATGAACCATGCTTTTCCACGCGATGAGTTAAGGCCTTTATCTTGTGGAGGAGAAGACACACTTGGTGGCTATGCCCTAACATTG ATTGACTCATTGGACACCTTGGCTTTGCTTGGTGACAGAGAGCGCTTCACTGCTTCTGTTGAATGGATTGGTAAAAATCTTCGGTTTGATATT AACAAAACAGTATCTATCTTTGAGACTACAATTCGTATCCTTGGAGGTTTAATTTCTGCTCATCTCATTGCAAGTGACCACAACACG GGCATGAAGATTCCCTCTTATGATGATGAGTTGCTTCACTTGGCTGAAGACTTGGCACGGAGAATGCTGCCTGCATTTGATACTCCTACAG GAATTCCATTTGGATCAGTAAATTTGTTGCATGGAGTCGATGAAAATGAAAGCAAG ATAACATCAACTGCTGGTGGAGGAACACTGACATTAGAATTTGGGATACTCAGCCGCTTAATTAATGATCCCA TTTTTGAGCAAGTTTCAAAGAATGCAGTTCGAGGATTATGGGCTCGCCGGTCAAAGATCAATCTAGTTGGTGCTCATATAGATGTTTTTTCGGGTGAATGGACACAAAAG GATGCTGGGATAGGGACGAGTATAGACTCTTTCTATGAATATCTCCTAAAG GCTTATTTGCTGTTTGGTGATGAAGAATATCTTTTCATCTTCCAGGAAGCTTACAAGGCTGCTATGAACTATCTCTTTAGTGATCCTTG GTATGTAGAGGTAAATATGAATTCTGCTGCCCTTGTCTGGCCTTTATTTAACAGCTTACAGGCATTCTGGCCAGGTCTTCAG GTTCTGGCAGGGGATATCGAGCCTGCCATTAGAACACATGCTGCCTTCTTCAGCGTCTGGAAAAGATATGGTTTTACCCCAGAGGGTTTCAATCTAGCTACGCTCAGTGTTCAA CAAGGCCAGAAAAGCTATCCTCTGCGTCCTGAATTGATTGAGAGCACCTATTGGCTGTACAAAGCTACCAGAGATCCTAG GTATCTTGATGCCGGAAGGGAAATTCTTGCTAGCTTGCAATATGGTGCGCGATGCACTTGTGGATATTGTCATATATCTGATGTTGAATTTCACAAACAAGAAGATCACATGGAGAGCTTCTTCTTGGCAGAAACT GTTAAATATTTGTGGCTTCTTTTTGATTTAGCTGCTGGTCCAGATAACCTGGTTGAGAATGGACCGTACAA GTATGTCTTCAGCACAGAAGGCCATTTATTGCCTGTAACTCCTCAAATATCCTTAGTACGTGAGCATTGTTCATACTTCGGAGCATATTGTAGGAACAGCAATTTGAGACTCAAAACTCATTCAGCCGTGAGTGCACAAACTAATTCCAGTGGCTCTCAAACACGACATGCAGATTCCAGTTTCTTATCGCGCTCCAGTTATCAAAGTTCTTCACCTGTCTCTGGTTTGAAG GGACTCTGTCCTGGTCTAACCTATGAGCAAAGGTTTGGCATATCATTCATGTCTCCGGTGGATTCAAGTAGTGAGGATGAAAATTCAAGCCAAAGGAAGCCAACTGAAGTTCAGGGCCATTCACTTTTGCTGAACTCAAACCCCAATCCTGAAGTTTCCCTATCGGGTCCTCATAATGATCATGACAACAGCCCAGCTCGTGTGCCCCAAGAAGAAAGTCCCTCTTCTAAACCAAAAAGATGA